From the genome of Blautia pseudococcoides, one region includes:
- a CDS encoding FAD-dependent oxidoreductase: MKKYDAVIIGFGKGGKTLAGKLAGQGKKVAMIEKDAGMYGGTCINVGCIPSKSLIRSSGLAFNKKEASPEERTADYEAAIDEKRRLTSMLREKNFRKLDDLENVDVYNGTASFVSNTVVEVKMAEETFEIKGEKIFINAGGIPVIPPIKGLEGNPFVHTSAELMDLRDYPKRLVIVGGGYIGLEFASMYSGFGTKVTVLQDGEMLIPREDRDMAGAIQGVLENRGVTFKLGAGIHEIAQADGYALVKLAFKGQEEILEADAVLIATGRKPNTEGLHAERAGVELNSRGAVVVDDNLKTTADNIWAMGDVHGGLQFTYTSLDDFRIIWSQMNGGSYALSRRKAVPYSVFISPSYSRVGMNETEARKAEIPVKIAALPAAAIPKAQVLKNPQGMLKAVIHEETGQILGAMLLCEESYEMINTIKLAMDLGAPYQVLRDQIYTHPTMSEAFNDLFATVQIS; the protein is encoded by the coding sequence ATGAAAAAATATGATGCGGTAATTATCGGATTTGGCAAAGGCGGCAAAACACTGGCAGGCAAGCTGGCAGGACAGGGCAAAAAGGTGGCAATGATCGAGAAGGACGCGGGCATGTACGGCGGAACCTGTATCAATGTGGGGTGTATCCCGTCAAAATCCCTGATCAGAAGCTCCGGGCTGGCCTTCAATAAGAAAGAGGCATCCCCGGAAGAGAGGACTGCGGATTATGAGGCGGCCATTGATGAAAAGAGAAGGCTTACCTCCATGCTCCGGGAAAAGAATTTCAGGAAGCTGGATGACCTGGAGAATGTGGATGTATATAACGGAACTGCATCGTTTGTCTCCAACACAGTTGTGGAGGTGAAGATGGCTGAAGAAACCTTTGAAATTAAGGGGGAGAAAATCTTTATCAACGCAGGAGGAATCCCTGTGATCCCGCCGATCAAAGGTCTGGAAGGAAATCCCTTTGTACATACCAGCGCAGAACTTATGGATTTAAGAGACTATCCAAAGCGCCTTGTGATCGTGGGAGGCGGTTATATTGGCCTGGAGTTTGCTTCCATGTATTCAGGATTCGGAACAAAAGTGACGGTTCTGCAGGATGGGGAAATGCTGATCCCAAGAGAAGACAGAGATATGGCGGGGGCTATTCAGGGTGTGCTGGAAAACCGGGGTGTGACCTTTAAGCTGGGAGCCGGGATCCATGAGATCGCCCAGGCAGACGGCTATGCCCTGGTGAAGCTGGCGTTCAAAGGGCAGGAGGAGATCCTGGAGGCAGATGCTGTGCTGATCGCAACCGGAAGAAAACCCAACACGGAAGGCCTACACGCTGAGCGGGCAGGGGTAGAGCTTAACAGCAGAGGGGCAGTGGTTGTGGATGACAATCTGAAGACAACGGCTGATAATATCTGGGCCATGGGAGATGTGCACGGCGGGCTGCAGTTTACTTATACTTCCCTGGATGATTTCAGAATCATCTGGTCCCAGATGAACGGCGGCAGCTATGCACTCTCCAGGAGAAAGGCGGTTCCTTACAGTGTGTTTATCTCTCCCTCCTATTCCCGTGTGGGAATGAATGAGACAGAGGCCAGGAAGGCAGAGATACCGGTGAAAATCGCAGCACTTCCCGCAGCGGCGATCCCCAAAGCACAGGTTTTGAAGAATCCCCAGGGCATGTTAAAGGCAGTGATCCATGAGGAAACAGGGCAGATACTGGGAGCTATGCTTCTCTGTGAGGAGTCCTACGAAATGATCAACACCATAAAACTGGCAATGGACTTAGGAGCTCCTTATCAGGTACTGCGTGACCAAATTTATACCCATCCAACCATGAGCGAGGCGTTCAACGACCTGTTTGCAACAGTTCAGATAAGCTGA
- a CDS encoding TlpA family protein disulfide reductase, whose product MRKRRQYWMAMAVTAVVAAGVLAGCGDKEDEGGKVETQTEESAKSQKEESVASGSAAGESAETKEMQEGKDDSQGEGQKADVESGSQDEDAGYAVEKNDVFGEFQTKTLDGEDVDQELFGKSVLTMVNIWGTFCGPCIREMPDLGELSREYADKGFQMVGIISDVSQPEDETALEIVESTKADYTHLVIPKDANMQYRILKNAQVVPTTIFLDKNGNQIGDTYPGAKSKKQWTAIIDEMLGKVLNE is encoded by the coding sequence ATGAGAAAACGGAGACAGTATTGGATGGCAATGGCAGTGACGGCTGTAGTGGCGGCTGGGGTGCTGGCTGGTTGTGGGGATAAAGAAGATGAGGGGGGTAAGGTTGAGACACAGACAGAAGAGAGCGCGAAAAGCCAGAAGGAGGAGAGCGTAGCCTCCGGCAGTGCTGCAGGGGAGAGTGCAGAGACGAAAGAAATGCAGGAGGGGAAGGATGACAGTCAGGGAGAGGGACAGAAGGCGGACGTAGAGAGCGGCAGCCAGGATGAGGACGCTGGGTATGCGGTGGAGAAGAATGATGTTTTTGGGGAGTTTCAGACTAAGACACTGGATGGGGAGGATGTGGACCAGGAATTGTTTGGCAAGTCGGTTCTGACCATGGTGAATATCTGGGGGACTTTCTGCGGGCCTTGTATCAGGGAAATGCCGGATCTTGGGGAACTGAGCCGGGAATATGCGGATAAAGGATTTCAAATGGTAGGGATCATCAGTGATGTGAGTCAGCCGGAGGATGAGACGGCGCTTGAGATCGTGGAGTCAACAAAAGCCGATTATACACATCTTGTGATACCGAAGGATGCGAATATGCAGTATAGGATTTTGAAAAATGCGCAGGTTGTACCCACAACGATTTTCCTGGATAAGAATGGTAACCAGATTGGTGATACTTATCCGGGAGCAAAGAGTAAGAAGCAGTGGACAGCTATTATAGATGAGATGCTTGGGAAGGTGTTAAATGAGTAG
- a CDS encoding RrF2 family transcriptional regulator, whose translation MTSEFAIAVHALVYLNHKQETLASEELAKNVCTNPARIRKVMAKLKKKNLIATKEGQNGGYHTSMEAGDVDLAMIYDALETEAVCASWKSGNPDMECMVASGMADIMNDIYGELNEVCREKLSKITIEDIDKRIFHREEM comes from the coding sequence ATGACAAGTGAATTTGCAATTGCGGTACATGCGCTGGTTTATCTGAACCATAAACAGGAGACACTGGCAAGTGAGGAGCTGGCAAAGAATGTCTGTACCAATCCGGCGCGCATCCGTAAGGTTATGGCAAAGCTGAAAAAGAAGAATCTTATCGCCACCAAAGAGGGACAGAATGGTGGGTACCATACTTCAATGGAAGCTGGGGATGTGGATCTTGCCATGATTTATGACGCATTGGAGACAGAGGCCGTGTGCGCGTCCTGGAAGTCCGGAAATCCGGATATGGAATGTATGGTAGCTTCCGGGATGGCTGACATTATGAATGATATTTATGGTGAGCTGAATGAAGTGTGCAGGGAAAAACTCAGTAAAATAACTATCGAGGATATAGATAAAAGGATTTTCCACAGAGAGGAAATGTAA
- a CDS encoding sensor domain-containing diguanylate cyclase — translation MQKKKRWITVGILILAIGFIIGASFFYAVYIYDILENETNAYAQELAQQSIKLINERVNNDYLYLEGIADSIGGQKTLVYSERVLDILEQKSQITRFTKLAVVDLDGNMYYNGMEQQRNVKDRDYFKKAMQGESSVESLVGTDSSRRMMVISVPIYREREIKGVLLGQYTMDQLEYLMSIRYFNGEGYNYITDSSGEILVRTEQGDAKENVLEDLEKVISKEFTRQDLQDLAEHMKKKDNGSIRYQKKGEEYTLEYTAVGINDWYLLLVIPCNVVDAKTRDVIDGTALYCVSVLLVLGLMVFVMLNSRRMTHNKIKQAYENIRSIYRTVPSAIVRFRLDENLPILDSNDGFYQFMECSASEYQEKYGSFLWPVLESGDREWFQNLKEGLVSREFLIRCGNKQSKWSYGNFDVQRQEGYLVVQCAFIDISRQKQQLSEAVKSAFSDSLTGLKNKRALEREMDTVIEESGNAGAFLILDLDNFKNVNDTCGHPQGDRVLQLFAACMKNTFRGDDFTGRMGGDEFVVFMRNVNERQKISRKTEQLMENFQSSLPEEFKGCSLSVSIGIAVAPDDGTTFPVLYRKSDKALYEAKKHGKDQVCFYEE, via the coding sequence ATGCAGAAAAAAAAGAGGTGGATCACAGTCGGAATCCTCATACTGGCCATTGGGTTCATAATAGGGGCATCTTTCTTCTATGCTGTATATATTTATGACATTCTGGAAAATGAAACGAATGCTTATGCCCAGGAGCTTGCGCAGCAGAGTATAAAGCTGATCAATGAGCGGGTAAACAATGATTATCTGTATCTGGAGGGGATCGCGGATTCTATCGGCGGACAGAAAACATTGGTCTATTCAGAGCGGGTTTTGGATATCCTGGAGCAGAAATCCCAAATAACTCGTTTTACAAAGCTTGCTGTGGTGGATTTGGACGGCAATATGTATTACAACGGCATGGAGCAGCAAAGGAATGTAAAAGACAGGGATTATTTCAAAAAGGCCATGCAGGGGGAAAGCTCCGTGGAGAGCCTGGTTGGAACCGACAGCAGCAGAAGAATGATGGTCATCAGTGTACCGATATACCGGGAAAGGGAAATCAAAGGGGTCTTGCTGGGGCAGTATACCATGGACCAGCTGGAATATTTGATGTCTATTCGATACTTCAATGGAGAAGGATACAACTATATTACGGATTCCTCCGGAGAAATATTAGTGCGCACAGAGCAGGGGGACGCCAAAGAGAATGTGCTGGAAGACCTGGAGAAGGTGATCAGCAAAGAATTCACCAGGCAGGATCTGCAGGATTTGGCAGAGCATATGAAAAAGAAAGACAATGGATCTATTCGTTACCAAAAAAAGGGTGAGGAATATACATTAGAGTATACGGCTGTGGGGATCAATGACTGGTATCTGCTTCTGGTGATCCCCTGTAATGTGGTGGATGCCAAGACAAGGGACGTTATTGACGGCACGGCACTGTACTGTGTTTCCGTTCTGCTGGTGCTGGGTCTGATGGTTTTTGTCATGCTGAACAGCCGCCGTATGACCCATAATAAAATAAAGCAGGCATATGAGAATATCCGTTCTATTTACCGGACTGTGCCCAGTGCCATTGTCCGTTTCCGCCTGGATGAGAATCTGCCGATCTTGGATTCCAATGACGGATTTTACCAGTTTATGGAATGCTCTGCCAGCGAGTATCAGGAGAAATACGGAAGCTTTCTTTGGCCGGTCTTGGAGAGCGGAGACCGTGAGTGGTTTCAGAATCTCAAAGAGGGGCTGGTGTCCAGGGAGTTCTTGATCCGATGCGGAAATAAGCAGAGCAAATGGTCTTACGGAAATTTTGATGTGCAGAGACAGGAAGGGTATCTGGTTGTTCAGTGCGCCTTTATAGATATCAGCCGCCAGAAACAGCAGCTTTCAGAGGCTGTGAAAAGTGCCTTCAGTGATTCCCTGACCGGTTTAAAGAACAAGAGGGCACTGGAGCGGGAGATGGATACGGTCATTGAGGAGAGCGGCAATGCAGGGGCTTTTCTGATTTTGGATCTGGATAATTTCAAGAATGTGAATGATACCTGCGGCCATCCCCAGGGTGACCGGGTTCTGCAGTTATTTGCAGCTTGTATGAAGAACACCTTCCGGGGAGATGATTTTACGGGACGTATGGGCGGCGATGAGTTTGTGGTGTTTATGAGGAATGTGAATGAACGGCAGAAAATTTCCAGAAAGACGGAGCAGCTTATGGAAAATTTCCAGAGCAGCCTGCCGGAGGAGTTCAAGGGATGCAGCCTGTCGGTCAGCATAGGGATCGCTGTGGCGCCTGATGACGGAACTACATTCCCGGTGCTTTACCGAAAGTCAGATAAGGCACTTTATGAGGCGAAAAAGCACGGGAAAGACCAAGTTTGTTTTTATGAAGAATAA
- a CDS encoding undecaprenyl-phosphate glucose phosphotransferase — MIKENQKHFNRLQVVIDAFVIALSYFLAWVIKFYVPFLNDNVGRLPFRVYMSALLFIVPGYLILNYAFNLYTPKRIQGRRLELSNIIKANTIGMFLFVGALYLVKQIDFSRHVIVIFYVVNIFLETVSRNLIRLGLRQMRSRGYNQKHVLLVGYSRAAEEYIDRILANPQWGYKVRGILDDHIEAGTEYKGIKVLGRIANLMVILPQNHLDEIAITLGLNEYYRLEQIVALCEKSGVHTKFIPDYNRIIPTKPYTEDILGLPVINIRYVPLSNTFNALIKRIMDLGGALAAIVLFSPVMLFSVIMIKITSPGPLIYKQERVGLHNRNFMMYKFRSMDVQPPEEEKKAWTVKDDPRVTNFGKFMRKTSIDELPQLFNVLRGEMSLVGPRPERPFFVEKFREEIPRYMIKHQVRPGLTGWAQVNGYRGNTSIRKRIEYDLYYIENWTIGLDIKILFLTVFKGFVNKNAY; from the coding sequence TTGATAAAAGAGAACCAGAAGCATTTTAACCGTCTGCAGGTGGTGATTGATGCTTTTGTGATTGCGCTCTCTTATTTTCTGGCTTGGGTCATTAAGTTTTATGTACCTTTCCTGAACGACAATGTAGGAAGATTACCATTCCGGGTTTATATGTCAGCGCTGCTGTTCATTGTGCCCGGATATTTGATATTAAATTATGCATTTAACCTGTATACGCCTAAGCGTATACAGGGAAGAAGGCTGGAACTATCCAATATTATTAAGGCCAATACCATTGGGATGTTTCTGTTTGTGGGGGCATTATATCTGGTTAAGCAGATTGATTTTTCCCGTCATGTTATTGTCATTTTTTATGTGGTCAATATTTTTCTGGAGACCGTGTCCAGGAATCTTATAAGGCTGGGGCTGCGTCAGATGCGCTCCAGGGGATATAACCAGAAGCATGTTCTTTTGGTGGGCTACAGCCGTGCCGCTGAGGAATATATCGACCGTATTCTTGCAAATCCCCAGTGGGGATATAAGGTGAGAGGAATTCTGGATGACCATATTGAGGCGGGAACAGAGTATAAGGGTATCAAGGTACTGGGAAGAATCGCCAATCTGATGGTGATCCTGCCGCAGAACCACCTGGATGAGATCGCCATCACTTTGGGACTGAATGAGTATTACCGTCTGGAGCAGATTGTCGCGCTCTGTGAAAAATCAGGAGTGCACACGAAATTTATACCGGATTATAACCGCATTATCCCTACAAAACCCTATACAGAGGACATTCTGGGGCTGCCGGTTATCAATATCCGATATGTGCCCCTATCCAATACCTTCAATGCCCTGATAAAGCGCATTATGGATTTGGGAGGCGCGCTGGCCGCAATTGTATTATTTTCACCGGTTATGCTTTTCTCGGTGATCATGATAAAAATCACATCTCCCGGGCCGCTTATTTATAAGCAGGAGAGGGTGGGTCTGCACAACCGGAATTTTATGATGTACAAATTCCGCTCCATGGATGTGCAGCCGCCGGAAGAGGAGAAAAAAGCCTGGACCGTTAAGGATGACCCGAGAGTCACCAATTTCGGAAAATTTATGAGAAAAACAAGTATCGACGAACTGCCTCAGCTTTTCAATGTACTGCGTGGAGAGATGAGTCTGGTTGGTCCCAGACCGGAGCGTCCGTTTTTTGTGGAAAAGTTCCGGGAAGAGATACCCAGATATATGATCAAGCATCAGGTACGCCCAGGACTTACAGGATGGGCGCAGGTGAATGGATACAGGGGAAACACCTCCATCCGTAAACGAATTGAGTATGACCTGTACTACATTGAAAACTGGACCATTGGACTTGACATTAAGATACTGTTTCTCACAGTTTTTAAGGGCTTTGTAAACAAAAACGCTTATTAG
- a CDS encoding endonuclease/exonuclease/phosphatase family protein, translated as MEKAKTVFKGIGILLLVLIGILLLLVVYLTVREYRPKAEETVEGNYKDGELLSLSRPFSVMSYNTGYASLSKDEDFFMDGGSKVKPGSKSLVEDNLDGITKILQDNPSDVYFLQEVDINSTRSYSIDQRSVYSEALNKTSFFAYNFKCDFVPYPIPPMGHVESGLVTLTDNYVTDAVRLSLPESFSWPVKTCNLKRCLLVTRFPLKDSSKELVLINFHLEAYDSGEGKIAQSKMLADVLAREYEKGNYVIAGGDFNQTFEGIDKYPVTNKEDWVPGVIGESDLPEHFSFAIDDSFPTCRLLNAPYTGSYDTSQVYVIDGFLVSDNLAVRNVNVIDVGFEYTDHQPVRLEVAFK; from the coding sequence ATGGAAAAAGCAAAAACCGTTTTCAAAGGCATTGGTATCCTTTTACTGGTTCTCATTGGTATTTTACTGCTTCTTGTGGTTTACCTTACTGTTAGGGAATACCGCCCAAAGGCAGAGGAAACCGTGGAGGGGAATTACAAAGACGGTGAACTGCTCTCACTTAGCCGTCCTTTTTCCGTCATGAGCTACAACACCGGTTATGCATCACTGAGTAAAGATGAGGATTTTTTCATGGACGGCGGGAGCAAGGTCAAACCCGGCTCCAAATCCCTGGTGGAAGACAACCTGGACGGTATCACGAAAATCCTTCAGGACAATCCCTCTGACGTGTATTTCTTACAGGAGGTTGACATCAATTCCACCCGCTCCTACAGCATAGATCAACGCAGCGTCTACAGCGAGGCTCTGAACAAAACCAGTTTCTTCGCCTATAATTTCAAATGTGATTTTGTTCCCTACCCGATCCCTCCTATGGGTCATGTAGAAAGCGGCCTGGTCACTCTGACGGACAACTATGTGACAGATGCTGTCAGACTTTCCCTGCCGGAGTCCTTCTCCTGGCCGGTGAAAACCTGTAATCTGAAACGCTGTCTTCTGGTTACCAGATTTCCTCTGAAGGATTCCTCCAAAGAACTGGTGCTCATCAATTTCCATCTGGAGGCTTATGACAGCGGAGAGGGCAAAATAGCCCAGAGCAAAATGCTTGCGGATGTGCTGGCCCGGGAATATGAAAAAGGAAATTATGTCATTGCAGGGGGAGATTTCAACCAGACCTTTGAGGGCATAGACAAATATCCTGTCACCAATAAGGAAGACTGGGTTCCCGGTGTGATCGGGGAAAGCGACCTCCCCGAACATTTTTCCTTTGCCATAGATGATTCCTTCCCCACCTGCCGTCTGCTGAACGCCCCTTATACCGGGTCATACGATACCTCTCAAGTGTATGTCATCGACGGCTTCCTTGTATCCGACAACCTGGCGGTGAGAAATGTAAATGTCATTGATGTGGGATTTGAATACACAGACCACCAGCCGGTGCGCCTGGAAGTTGCTTTCAAGTAA
- a CDS encoding ROK family transcriptional regulator yields MMTTGMTTMEIKKINKSKVYHLIYDSRAISKQGIASALQMGMNTVTQNLKLLEEEGLIERNGYFESTGGRKAQSIRILPRARISLGIEILRKTLHIAAVDLYGRILEQESYPLHFHVSDAYCEKVGQKVNAFTEKYRLPRQQILGAAIAMQGLISTDGTSVSYGRVLDHTGMKLSDFARHIPYPCRLEHDSKAAGYLETWHQEKFRDSIVVLLNQNLGGAVILDGKVHNGLGMHSGSIEHMCINPDGPLCYCGERGCLETYCSADSLERAAGTGIPAFFGQLRLGTPAFIKIWEDYLRHLAFAICNLNVVLDCYVIISGYLAPYFLPEDLERLTHLITDASPYKQQKDFIFLSTHGQLAPPVGAALYYIDEFLHEI; encoded by the coding sequence ATGATGACAACCGGCATGACCACAATGGAAATCAAAAAGATAAATAAGAGCAAAGTATACCATCTCATATATGACAGCCGCGCCATCTCCAAGCAGGGGATCGCCTCTGCCCTGCAGATGGGTATGAACACTGTGACACAGAATCTGAAGCTTCTGGAGGAGGAAGGCTTAATTGAACGGAACGGTTATTTTGAATCCACAGGCGGCAGAAAGGCCCAGTCCATCCGCATTCTGCCCAGGGCCAGAATATCTCTCGGCATTGAGATACTCAGAAAAACGCTGCATATTGCCGCTGTGGATTTATACGGCCGCATTCTGGAACAGGAATCTTACCCCCTCCATTTTCATGTCTCAGATGCATACTGTGAAAAAGTAGGGCAAAAGGTAAATGCCTTCACAGAAAAATACAGGCTGCCCCGGCAACAGATCCTGGGGGCAGCGATCGCAATGCAGGGCCTGATCTCCACTGACGGTACCTCTGTAAGCTATGGCAGGGTGCTGGATCACACTGGTATGAAGCTTTCGGATTTCGCCCGCCATATTCCCTATCCCTGCCGCCTGGAACACGACTCCAAAGCAGCAGGTTATTTGGAAACCTGGCATCAGGAAAAGTTTCGGGATTCCATAGTTGTCCTGCTGAACCAGAATCTGGGCGGAGCTGTCATTTTGGATGGAAAAGTACATAACGGCCTTGGCATGCACAGCGGTTCCATAGAGCATATGTGTATCAATCCTGACGGCCCGCTCTGCTACTGCGGGGAACGGGGCTGTCTGGAAACCTACTGTTCCGCGGACAGTCTGGAACGGGCGGCAGGGACCGGCATTCCCGCTTTCTTCGGACAGCTCCGGCTCGGAACCCCCGCCTTCATAAAAATCTGGGAGGATTACCTGCGGCACCTGGCGTTTGCCATATGTAACCTGAATGTGGTGCTGGACTGCTATGTGATTATAAGCGGATATCTGGCTCCCTACTTTCTTCCGGAAGATTTGGAACGGCTCACACATTTGATCACAGACGCCTCCCCATATAAACAGCAGAAGGATTTTATTTTTCTGAGTACCCACGGACAGCTTGCACCTCCCGTGGGGGCGGCCCTCTATTATATAGATGAATTTTTGCACGAAATATAA
- a CDS encoding zinc-dependent alcohol dehydrogenase family protein: MRSAVFYGKHDLRVEEHEMPAVGPHDVLIQVKACGVCGTDVHIYEGDKGAAEVTPPTILGHEFSGVIQEVGSQVKNYKAGDRVCIDPNCYCGACDPCRNGVAHYCENMIGYGTTVDGGFAEYCAVDERQVYLLGGNTTFEQGAMAEPVACCLHGIDMCEIQPGHQVVVIGGGMIGLLMLQLAKLAGAAKVALLEPVENKREVGRKLGADVCIDPLKEDIKGRLAECGMSWVNVVIECVGRPSTIEQAIDIAGNKAVVMMFGLTKPDEEIAVKPFQIFQKELVLKASYINPYTQRRALDLINSGRLDVSSMVYAVCGLEELEDVLGRPEVRANGKYVIDPGK, translated from the coding sequence ATGAGAAGTGCAGTATTTTACGGAAAACATGATCTGAGAGTGGAAGAACATGAGATGCCTGCTGTGGGACCTCATGATGTGTTGATTCAGGTTAAGGCATGCGGTGTGTGCGGAACTGATGTTCATATTTATGAGGGAGATAAAGGAGCAGCGGAAGTGACACCGCCTACGATCCTGGGACATGAATTTTCCGGTGTTATCCAGGAGGTGGGAAGCCAGGTGAAGAATTACAAAGCAGGGGACAGGGTGTGTATTGATCCAAACTGCTACTGCGGAGCCTGTGACCCATGCAGAAACGGAGTTGCCCATTACTGTGAAAATATGATCGGTTATGGAACGACAGTGGATGGCGGATTTGCGGAATATTGTGCGGTGGATGAACGTCAGGTATATCTGCTGGGCGGGAACACCACTTTTGAGCAGGGCGCAATGGCAGAACCGGTGGCCTGCTGTCTCCATGGTATTGACATGTGCGAAATCCAGCCCGGACACCAGGTGGTGGTGATCGGGGGCGGTATGATAGGGCTTTTGATGCTTCAGCTTGCAAAGCTGGCAGGGGCCGCTAAGGTGGCCTTGCTGGAACCGGTGGAGAACAAGAGGGAAGTGGGAAGAAAGCTTGGGGCAGATGTATGTATTGACCCGCTGAAGGAAGATATTAAGGGACGCCTGGCGGAATGCGGGATGAGCTGGGTAAATGTGGTGATCGAATGTGTGGGTCGTCCGTCTACTATTGAGCAGGCAATTGATATTGCGGGGAATAAGGCGGTTGTGATGATGTTTGGGCTGACAAAACCGGATGAAGAGATTGCTGTGAAGCCGTTTCAGATCTTTCAGAAGGAGTTGGTGCTGAAGGCTTCTTATATTAATCCTTATACACAGAGGCGGGCGCTGGATCTGATCAATTCGGGGAGACTGGATGTGAGCAGTATGGTTTATGCGGTTTGCGGACTGGAGGAATTGGAGGATGTTTTGGGGAGGCCTGAGGTGCGGGCGAATGGGAAGTATGTGATCGATCCGGGGAAATAG
- a CDS encoding shikimate kinase, with product MKDKRDFGYNIVLIGFMGAGKSTIARTLSERYGLEVAEMDQLISEREKMSIPEIFETHGEEYFRNLETELLIELQDRKNVVVSCGGGVPMRECNVAEMKKNGRVVLLSASAEVILERVKDSHDRPVIEGNKTVAYIRSLMEKRREKYMAAADFIVNTDKKSAEEICRELVEKLEESNKNME from the coding sequence ATGAAAGACAAGAGAGATTTTGGATATAATATCGTCCTTATCGGATTTATGGGAGCAGGAAAATCCACAATTGCGCGTACACTGAGTGAAAGGTACGGACTTGAAGTAGCGGAGATGGACCAGCTTATCTCCGAAAGAGAGAAGATGAGCATACCGGAAATTTTTGAGACTCACGGTGAGGAATATTTCCGTAATCTGGAGACAGAACTTTTGATCGAGCTGCAGGACAGGAAAAATGTAGTCGTATCCTGCGGAGGCGGGGTACCCATGCGGGAGTGTAATGTGGCAGAGATGAAAAAGAACGGCAGAGTGGTACTGCTGTCCGCCTCTGCGGAGGTGATTCTGGAACGGGTAAAAGACAGTCATGACCGTCCCGTCATAGAAGGCAACAAGACAGTTGCGTACATCCGTTCGCTTATGGAAAAACGCAGAGAAAAATACATGGCAGCAGCGGATTTTATTGTCAATACGGACAAAAAAAGCGCGGAAGAAATCTGTAGGGAACTGGTGGAAAAATTGGAAGAAAGTAACAAAAATATGGAATAA
- a CDS encoding CD1871A family CXXC motif-containing protein has product MSRKKAAVIRSLLLVTAGAFILFGVSRGEADTVLTKAINICLECIGIG; this is encoded by the coding sequence ATGAGTAGGAAGAAAGCGGCTGTGATCAGAAGTCTGCTTCTTGTCACGGCGGGGGCCTTTATTCTGTTTGGGGTGAGCCGGGGGGAAGCGGATACAGTGCTTACAAAAGCGATCAATATATGTCTGGAGTGTATAGGAATTGGTTAA
- a CDS encoding 4Fe-4S binding protein: MVNIWQKIQNRLRLLVQVGFTALTNGYVLGFIKGRIYKGPTKALCVPGLNCYSCPGALGACPIGSLQAVLGSRNYGFSFYIIGFLIFIGSLIGRFVCGWLCPFGLIQDLFYKIPFLKKRKNLPGHRWLIWVKYVILVVFVILLPMFYVDIIGQGSPWFCQFICPSGTLTAGIPLVLLNKDLQGAIGFLFAWKVAVLVVIVLLSLMVYRPFCKYLCPLGAVYGLFNPIALYRYQVDESKCNRCGSCQRACKMDIRVWENPNSRECIRCGDCIRSCKRGAICTSMKKNRSEGEKNDK, from the coding sequence TTGGTTAATATCTGGCAGAAGATCCAAAACAGGCTGCGGCTTCTTGTGCAGGTGGGATTTACGGCACTGACCAACGGCTATGTTTTGGGATTTATCAAAGGAAGAATTTATAAAGGACCCACCAAGGCGCTGTGTGTGCCGGGGCTGAATTGCTACTCCTGTCCGGGAGCACTTGGGGCCTGTCCTATTGGCTCCCTGCAGGCAGTGCTGGGGAGCCGGAATTATGGGTTTTCCTTTTATATTATCGGATTTCTGATTTTCATCGGTTCCCTGATCGGAAGATTTGTGTGCGGCTGGCTTTGCCCGTTTGGGCTGATTCAGGATTTGTTTTATAAGATACCGTTTCTTAAAAAGAGAAAGAATCTGCCGGGGCACAGGTGGCTTATATGGGTGAAATATGTGATATTAGTGGTATTTGTAATACTGCTGCCTATGTTTTATGTGGATATTATCGGGCAGGGAAGTCCCTGGTTCTGCCAGTTTATCTGTCCCAGCGGGACACTGACCGCAGGTATTCCCCTGGTGCTTTTAAATAAGGATCTGCAGGGGGCGATCGGATTTCTGTTTGCCTGGAAGGTGGCGGTCCTGGTGGTGATCGTGCTCCTTTCCCTTATGGTATACAGGCCGTTTTGTAAGTATCTGTGTCCTCTGGGCGCGGTTTACGGCCTGTTTAATCCTATTGCTTTGTACAGATATCAGGTGGATGAATCTAAGTGCAACCGGTGCGGGAGCTGTCAGAGGGCCTGTAAGATGGATATCCGTGTGTGGGAGAACCCCAACAGCAGGGAGTGTATCCGCTGCGGTGACTGCATCAGGAGTTGTAAACGTGGTGCTATATGCACAAGCATGAAAAAGAACAGGAGTGAGGGTGAGAAAAATGACAAGTGA